In the genome of Nocardioides palaemonis, the window CCGTCGACGGCTTGCGGCGCGCCGGGATGATGCCGAGCGCCGCGACGCGCAGCGCGATCCCGACCAGCACGGACAGCGAGGCGAGCACCGCGAGCACGGTGGTGACGGGGTTGTCAGGCACGGGTCGCCTCCGTCTCGGGGTCGAGCACCCGGCCGAGGACCGCGCTGGCGACGATGCTCGCCGAGACGACGATCAGCCACGACACGAGCGCGAGCGCGGCGCCGATCACGCCGTAGTTGTCGGCGTTGCGGGTGACCAGGCCGGGCAGCCAGATCGCGGTGCCCCAGCCCACCAGCACCTGCACGACCGCGCTCGCCACGGCGCCCGGCAGCAGCCGGCGCAGCGGCACCCGGCGGCCGAGCATGAGGTGCGCGGCCAGCGCCCAGCCGCCCACGAGCACGACGACCTGGACCACGACCACCACCGGTGTCACCAGCGGACCCTCCTCCAGACGTCCGCCGAGGAAGGACAGCCCGAACAGCACGACGAGGAGCACGCCGAGCCCGACGGTGCGCTGGCCGGTTCCCCGGATCCCGGTCCGGGGCAGCGACCAGGCGGCGGCAAAGGTGCGCTGCAGGGAGCGGGCGAAGCTGTTGGTGGTCCAGAGCAGGACCACCACGCTGAGGATCGTGATGCCGCCGGTCGCGTCGGGTGGCCGGTCGAAGAGGATCCGCACGGACGCCTCGGCGCTGCCGTCGAGGTCGAAGCGGTCGACGAGATAGCCGCCCACCGCGCCGGCGCCGCCGGTGCCGGAGACGGTGGCGACCACGATCAGCAGCGGGATCACCGCGATGAAGGCCTGGCCGGCGAGCATCAGCACCCGGTCGCGGCCGTCGACGGCGAGGAACACCCGGACCAGGCGTACCGGGACGGTGTGCTCGAAGCGGTGCTCGAGCTCTCGCGCGTGGTCCACGAGCACGCGTGGACCCGGGGCCGACATGGCCCGACGATAGCGGTCCGTTGCGCTGCAGCACGGGGTTCCGCCACGCTTCGGGCAGGTCGGCGGAGGGAGACGGACATGCGCAGGTCGGGACGCGGGCTCGGGCTGGCACTGGCGACGCTGCTCCTGGGCGGCGCCCCGGCCGTCGCCGACGAGGCCAGCGGCACCGAGGGCTCCATGACTGCTGGGGCGGACACAGCGACGAGCGCCGCACCGGAGGCCGAGCAGCAGCTCGCGGAGACGTACGCCCCGGTGATGATGCTCGTCGCCCAGCCCGAGGCGTGCGGGCCCGGCGAGCCCTACGTCCCCCGGGACGTCGACCCGCTCTTCGGCGAGCCGTCCATCGCCCTGCGCGGACCCTGGACCGATCGCGACCTGGTCGCCGTCGCCCCGACCGCCGAGGACCTCTCGGTCGGCCTCGACGGCTATGCCCTCGACCAGCCGGGCGACCCGCTCAAGCCCGGCTGCACCTACGAGGAGTGGGCCGACAGCGTCTGGGGCTCGGACCCCGAGCCGACGATCTACGCCCGCGTCGTGACCCAGTCGGGCGTCGACGACCGGCTGGCGCTGGAGTACTGGTTCTACTACCCGTTCAACGACTACAACAACAAGCACGAGAGCGACTGGGAGCGGATCCAGGTCGAGTTCCCGGTCGGCGACGCCGAGGCGGCGCTCGGGACCGACCCCGACGTGGTGCTCTACTCCCAGCACTACGGCGCGGAGCGGTCCGCGTGGGGCGACGACAAGCTCGAGGTCGACGACGGCACCCACCCCGTCGTCTACGTCTCCGCCGGCTCGCACGCCAGCCAGTACGCCGAGGGGCTCTACCTCGGCCGGTCGGCCACCGAGGGCTTCGGGTGCGACACGACGCTCGGCCCCCACGACGAGGTCCGCCCGACGGTCGTCACCATCCCGAACGACCTGGCGGCCGCGGCCGAGGCGTTCCCGTGGACGACCTACCGCGGCCACTGGGGCGAGGTCGGGCCGCAGCGCTTCTACGAGGGTCCGACCGGGCCGAACATGAAGCAGTCGTGGAAGCGGCCGTTCGCCTGGTCGGCCAAGGCCCGCGACCACTCGTTCTCGCTGCCCGGCGCCGAGGTGGCGAGCAGCACGGCCGGCTCCTCCTTCTGCAGCCTGGTCGGCGGCGGATCCGACGTCTTCCGGAAGTTCTCCGCCGACCCCGGACCCACCCTGCTGGTCCTGCTGGGCGTGCTGCTCCTGCTCGGCTGGGTCGTCCGCCGGTCCGGCTGGGACGAGGCCACGCCCCGCCCGGTCATCGCCCACCGGCGTCCGGGCCAGGTGGTCGCGGCGGCGCTGAAGATGCTGGCCCGGCACTGGCGCGTGTTCCTGCTGGTGGCGGCTCCGGCGGCGGCGGCCTCCGTGCTGTCGTCGGTGCTGACCGGCGTGGCGCCGCCGGTCTCCACGTGGTGGTGGTCGGCACTCGGGGTGGTCGTGCTGCTGACTCTCGGGCTCGCGCTCGCCTGGGCGCAGGTCGCCTCCGCGCAGGCGGTCGTCGACCTCGACGAGGGTCGCGTGCCCACCCTCGGCTCGCTGGTCGCGGCGACCCGGGCGCGGGTGCCGGCGCTGGTCGCGACGCTCGCGGTGTGGGCGGTCGTGCTGGTGCCGCTGCTGGTGACCGGGTTCCTGTCCCCCGTCGCGCTGGCGCTGCTGGTCGCGTGGTCGCTGGTGCTCCCGGTCGTCCAGCTCGAGGGGCTCGCGGGCTGGCGGGCGCTCGCGCGCAGCTGGCGGCTGGTGCGCCACCAGCTGCTGACCGTGCTGCTGGTGCTCGCGGTGTCGGTGGCGCTCGTGTCGGCGCTCGGCGGCGCGCTGGCGACGATCGTGTTCATCGTGTCGCCCGCGCCCTTCGGCGTGGTGAGCGGCATCCCGCAGCTCGTCACCGCCCTGGTGTGGCCGGTCACCGCGCTGCTGACGACGTACGCGTGGGCCAACGGACGGGCGATCGAGGCGCGGGCGCCGGAGCCGGCCGGCAACGACACCGCCGCTCCGGCCCCGGCCTGAGCGGCGGGGCGGGGCGGCGGGACGGTGCCGGGCGCGGCGAGAGCCGCTGCTGCGTCAGACGTGGGCCTTGTTGCGGCCGGAGAGACCCTCGGCGACACCGATCAGGAGCACGGCGGCGACGATCGCGACGATCGCGCCGAGGACGTTGAGCTCCATGATGTCGCCGGTGCCGAGGGCGCTGGCGACGACGCCGCCGATCACCGAGCCGACCACGCCGAGCAGCAGCGTGGCGAGGATGCTGAGGTTCTGCTTGCCGGGCTTGATGAGCCGGGCGAGCGCGCCTACGACGAGTCCGAAGACGAGAAAACCGATGATGCCCATGTGCGTGCTCCTGTGCCTCGGGGATGCCGGGACGGGTGGTCCCGGCTCTTCGAGACTAGCCCGCTCCCGCGTCCGATCCACGCACGAACGGGTGGGACGCGTCGCCGCCTACCGGACGGCCGGCGGCGGGTCGAGCAGCCGCCCGCGCCGCCACGACGCGTGCACGACGAACGCCGCCACGACCGCGCCCGCGGTGCCGAGCGACAGGTCGCCCAGCGTGTCGGCGTAGGCGAACTCCCGCTCGGTCGAGCGGCTGATGAAGGCGAAGAACTCCGCGACCTCCCACGCGATGGCGGCCGTCGCCCCGAAGGCGAGGCACCGCTCGACGACGCGTCCGAGGCCGACGTCACGGGGCAGCGTGAGCAGCACGAACGCCGCGGCGAGGAGACCGGTGTTCATGAAGTGCATCCAGTCGTCGAACCACACGACCGTGTCGTAGAGGTCCATCCGGTTGCCGAGGATGTCGGTGAAGCAGGTGATCGTGATCAGCAGGTCGGGCAGCCACGGGAACGAGATCCGGTCGCGCCACAGCGCCCACCACAGGACGGGGACGGTGAACGAGATCAGCGGGTAGCCCACCGCACGCATGCCGGCCGCCTTGTCGCGGAGGTTGCCCTGGTCGGGGTAGAGCAGGGCCAGCACCAGCAGCAGGACCAGCGCCCCCTTGGCGAACACGTTCGCCGTCCTCGCCACCGTCGGTGTCGCCGACTGGTCGATCACTGCCTCTGACACGCACACCCCGTCCCCGGCGCCGTGCGGGTCACGCGCCGTAGACCGGTCAGTCTTCCATCCGTCCCCGCGCGCCTCACCACGAGGCGGCGTGGCACTCCCGGGCCTTGCTCGCCTCGACCTGCAGCGTCGCGTGGTCGATGCCGTGGCCCTCGCGCAGCGCGGCCTGGCTGCCGGCGAGCACCGCCTGCGCGTCCGCGCCGACGCGCAGCACGACGTGCGCCGTCGCGACGTTCATCCCCGACGTCAGGGTCCAGGCGTGCAGGTCGTGCACCTCGGCGACGCCCGGCACGGCCTCGAGGTCGCGCACGACGGCCGCGAGGTCGAGGCCCTGGGGCGCGTGCTGGCCGAGCACGGCCAGCACCTCGCGCCCGAGCACGACCGCGCGGACCGCGACGAAGACGCCGATCGCCACCGCGACCACCGTGTCCCAGGCGGGCGACACGGTGAGCCGTACGAGCAGGCCCGCCACCAGGACGCCGACGCTCCCCGCGGCGTCGGCGACCACCTCGAGGTAGGCGCCCTTGACGTTGATCGACTCCTGCGCGCCGCCGCGCAGCAGGAGCAGGCACACCAGGTTGACCAGCAGCCCGACGGCGCCGACGACCAGCATCGGCCCGGCGGCCACCTCCACCTCGGTGCCCGCGCGGCGCACCGCCTCGACGACGACGTAGGCGGCGACGCCCAGCATCACCAGCACGGTGAAGCCGGATGCGAAGACCTCGGCGCGGTAGGAGCCGTAGGTCCGGCGGCCGGTCCCGTCGGGGCGGGTGGCGATCTTGGTGGCGAGCAGCGCGGCACCCAGCGCCACCACGTCGGCGGCCATGTGGCCGGCGTCGGAGAGCAGCGCGAGCGAGCCGCTGGCGAGCCCGACGACGAGCTCGACGACGAAGAACGCCGCCACCAGCCCGAAGGAGACCGCCAGCCGCCAGCGGTGGCGTCCGCCGGCGTGGCCGTGACCGTGCCCGTGGCCCATCAGGCCGGGCCTCGGGTGACCTCGCGCGGCGTCATGGCGACGATGCTAGCCGCGGCGCAGGAAGCAGGCGGCGGGCCCGCCACGGGGGATGAGCGGACCCGCCTGCGCACAGTGTGCACCATCGGACCTGCACGCAACCTGACTGCCGGGTGACCGCGGCTCGGCTAGCGGCGTGGGAGGCGGACGGCGAAGGCCGCGCCGCCCGGACCGTCGCCGAGGAGCACCTCGCCACCGAACGAGCGTGCCATCCGGCGGGCGATCCCGAGACCCAGGCCGGCGCCGCCGGCGCGTCGTGAGACCCCCGGCTCGAAGAGCGTCGCGCGCACCCCCTCCTCCACGCCGTCACCGTCGTCGCGGACGACCAGCTCGACGTGGTCGGGGTGGTCGGTCGCCTCGATCACCACCCGCTCGCGCCCGTGCCGGCACGCGTTGTCGACGAGCGGCGCCACCGCCCGCACGACGAGCCCCGCCGGGGCGGCGACCGACGCGGTCGACGTCGCCGTCCGGTCGACCACCTCGAGCCGGCCACCGGCGGCGGCCACCAGGGCGGGCACCACGTCGGCCACGTGGCACTGCTCGCGCCCCGAGGTCGTGCCGTCGCGCGCGATGTCGAGCAGCGAGGTGATGACCGCGCCCATCTCCCGGGCGGACGCGGCGATCTGCTCGAGGTCCTCGCGCACCGCCGGGT includes:
- a CDS encoding cation diffusion facilitator family transporter produces the protein MGHGHGHGHAGGRHRWRLAVSFGLVAAFFVVELVVGLASGSLALLSDAGHMAADVVALGAALLATKIATRPDGTGRRTYGSYRAEVFASGFTVLVMLGVAAYVVVEAVRRAGTEVEVAAGPMLVVGAVGLLVNLVCLLLLRGGAQESINVKGAYLEVVADAAGSVGVLVAGLLVRLTVSPAWDTVVAVAIGVFVAVRAVVLGREVLAVLGQHAPQGLDLAAVVRDLEAVPGVAEVHDLHAWTLTSGMNVATAHVVLRVGADAQAVLAGSQAALREGHGIDHATLQVEASKARECHAASW
- a CDS encoding YhjD/YihY/BrkB family envelope integrity protein, encoding MSAPGPRVLVDHARELEHRFEHTVPVRLVRVFLAVDGRDRVLMLAGQAFIAVIPLLIVVATVSGTGGAGAVGGYLVDRFDLDGSAEASVRILFDRPPDATGGITILSVVVLLWTTNSFARSLQRTFAAAWSLPRTGIRGTGQRTVGLGVLLVVLFGLSFLGGRLEEGPLVTPVVVVVQVVVLVGGWALAAHLMLGRRVPLRRLLPGAVASAVVQVLVGWGTAIWLPGLVTRNADNYGVIGAALALVSWLIVVSASIVASAVLGRVLDPETEATRA
- a CDS encoding GlsB/YeaQ/YmgE family stress response membrane protein produces the protein MGIIGFLVFGLVVGALARLIKPGKQNLSILATLLLGVVGSVIGGVVASALGTGDIMELNVLGAIVAIVAAVLLIGVAEGLSGRNKAHV